The nucleotide window GTCGCCCCCGCTCTGCAAGCAACGCAAGGAACTTTGATGCCGCGGGATGAGCGGCGATGCCTGCCACCGGCTCGACATCCATGCGGACCTCCAGCGTTCTCACCCTGGCTGCGTACGCCGACCGGATCGCATCCTGCAGTTCAACAACGGCATGTTCATCGTCCACGATGCCCGTGAGAATGATGGTGACCATATCGGTCGGCGACCATTCCCCTGCGATGCGATCGATGTCCGCTGTGCGGCCGTCCAGGCGACGGCACACCGGTATTCGCGGTATTCTCCGGCTGATGGGGGGCGATCCTGCGCATCGTTGCCGCCTGAGCACCAGGTCTCCACCAGGGCACGCCCCGTGGCCTGCGTTCCCCTTTCCTCCAGACGCGTGCGGAGCCGGGATGCGATCATGATCCCGCCCTCGCGCTTGTCGCGCGCTCCGTGAAGATGTCCGAGAGCTGCGCTAGCTCACTCAAGCGCGCGAACATCGGAGGGGTCGATGAGTGCATTGTCTTCTTCCTCCGGGGTATCGCCAGTGAACGCCATGCCGGCAACGGTCCCGTGCATGACCGCGACCCGTGAAGGTGCAACGCGCGGTGGGAGCTGCAATGAAGAGGATCCAGATATCCCGGGCGGAAGTGGAAGAGAACGAATTCCGTATCCGCGAGCGTGATGATCTCGAACGGCAGCACGCTCGCGAGGCGCACGCGTGCCCCGAAGCTCAGGGCATTGAGGGTGTTCGCACCGCGCCCCAGCTCTTCGTGGTTGCCGGGGAGGACGAGCACATCCATCCCGGCCGGCAGACCATCGGCCCAGCGCGCAAGATCACCCCGGAGCTGATAGGCATCGGTA belongs to Ignavibacteriota bacterium and includes:
- a CDS encoding metallophosphoesterase; amino-acid sequence: MRFIHTADLHLAVEAKEYSLAVLAEIGSIAIREQAAAIVFAGDVFDTFTDAYQLRGDLARWADGLPAGMDVLVLPGNHEELGRGANTLNALSFGARVRLASVLPFEIITLADTEFVLFHFRPGYLDPLHCSSHRALHLHGSRSCTGPLPAWRSLAIPRRKKTMHSSTPPMFARLSELAQLSDIFTERATSARAGS